A stretch of the Lates calcarifer isolate ASB-BC8 unplaced genomic scaffold, TLL_Latcal_v3 _unitig_1864_quiver_3346, whole genome shotgun sequence genome encodes the following:
- the LOC108891044 gene encoding probable E3 ubiquitin-protein ligase MARCHF10 — MFGMQRKQPNLDNQSQDHRERADTVVKQKTPGMQTFSSLLQPMLAAKKVSKSSPCSSGKSASSQPGSSRNKGSVSCLQAISSATQSMTAELAMTSKVPHGGKSPLASRLHPAQYHNKHRSKHVKDGVLNGSTCGEASKQTQSQDILRSENKMKHLFNKTNTEEIIDSGCPSSVETLDDFLGGTTTAPHLPIFDTSESEEEADDNLLAICQATDVKRDWRIFPRTVSPTDLNFGSLFCSTPTPHSLQTCRSTSTTDRQGWCDEVWVPRTTEKLANLNLGGLIRFSDEKEDKHTQQCQVAQGEAATAKEPQFLKNRNKKTACRPKQRILDELFNEEEEEAQCRICHSGDSSPTNPLLTPCLCSGSLRFVHHDCIRKWILKRFLSGTLISAIRSCELCLGKLTSVLIPSYLDYFDEPHDQQEQVDDTAEHHVQEAVEEIASSPSMILSPPRALPSLPTATRSSLRTRSLPMLIRMGLRRIRERRNYSPETSDT; from the exons ATGTTTGGGATGCAGCGGAAGCAACCAAATTTGGACAATCAG AGTCAGGATCATAGAGAGAGGGCAGATACAGTGGTGAAACAAAAGACTCCTGGCATGCAGACTTTTTCATCACTATTGCAGCCCATGTTAGCTGCAAAGAAGGTCTCAAAG TCGTCCCCCTGCAGCTCTGGGAAAAGTGCTTCGTCTCAGCCAGGGAGTTCACGGAACAAAGGCTCGGTGTCCTGCCTTCAAGCTATCTCTAGTGCAACCCAGAGCATGACTGCAGAGCTGGCAATGACTTCAAAGGTTCCCCACGGAGGAAAGTCCCCCCTGGCATCCAGAT TACACCCTGCGCAGTATCATAACAAGCACAGATCTAAGCATGTGAAAGACGGCGTATTAAATGGATCCACCTGTGGGGAAGcgagcaaacaaacacaaagccaaGACATCCTGAGGAGCGAGAACAAGATGAAACAccttttcaacaaaacaaacactgaggagaTCATAGACTCTGGGTGTCCATCCAGTGTTGAGACTCTGGATGACTTCCTGGGAGGTACCACCACTGCTCCACATCTTCCCATTTTTGATACATCTGAATCTGAAGAGGAGGCTGATGATAACTTATTAGCCATCTGTCAGGCCACAGATGTAAAGAGAGATTGGAGGATCTTTCCGAGGACAGTTTCTCCGACAGATTTAAACTTTGGTAGCCTCTTTTGCAGCACTCCTACCCCGCATAGCCTGCAGACTTGCAGGTCAACCAGCACCACTGACAGACAGGGGTGGTGTGATGAGGTCTGGGTTCCGAGGACTACTGAAAAGCTAGCGAATCTGAATTTGGGTGGCCTGATTAGATTTAGTGATGAGAAAGAGgacaaacacactcaacaaTGTCAAGTGGCCCAGGGAGAAGCTGCTACTGCCAAAGAACCCCAGTTTCTAAAAAATAGGAACAAAAAGACTGCATGCAGACCCAAGCAAAG GATATTAGATGAGTTGTttaatgaggaggaggaggaggcccaGTGTCGGATCTGCCACAGTGGTGATAGTTCACCAACCAACCCTCTGCTGACACCCTGCCTGTGTTCTGGAAGCCTGCGGTTTGTTCACCATGACTGTATCAGGAAATGGATCCTTAAGAGATTCCTGTCAG GGACATTGATCTCTGCTATTAGAAGTTGTGAACTTTGCTTGGGGAAGCTAACATCAGTCCTGATTCCATCTTATTTGGATTATTTTGACGAGCCACATGACCAGCAGGAACAG GTGGATGACACTGCTGAACATCATGTCCAAGAAGCAGTAGAAGAAATTGCGTCTAGCCCATCCATGATATTGTCACCCCCGAGAGCTTTGCCATCGCTGCCCACAGCTACCCGGTCATCCCTTAGG aCTCGTTCACTGCCAATGCTAATAAGGATGGGACTCAGAAgaatcagagagaggagaaactaCTCACCGGAGACATCTGACACTTGA